The Victivallis lenta region CTCGGGCAGTCGGTCGACGTCGCCGCGCAGGATGTCCGCGAACGGATCGACAAGATCCGGAAAGAGCTCCCTGCCGACATCGAGCAGCCGGAAATTTCGAAGTTCGACCCGAACGCAACGCCGGTCATCACCCTCATGCTGACCGGGGATCTGCCGGTCGACAAGCTTTATGATTATGCCGATGAGACGCTGGCGAACCGGTTGTCGGTCATCTCCGGCGTGGCGGAGATCCAGTTGTCGGGCGGCGAGCCGCTCGAGCTGCGGGTCACGCTCGACAAGGAGAAGCTGACCGCCGCCGGCATTACCGTGAGCCAGGTGCTTTCGAAGCTCGGGGAAGCGAACATCAAAGTCCCGGTCGGCCGCATCCGGCAGGGCGTGCAGGAGATCAACGTCACCTACGATTCGGAGTTCAAGGATTTCAACGACCTCGGCGCGCTTGAGATCGGCACGCGCGAAAAACGCCGGATCTATCTGCGCGACGTGGCGGAAATCACGATGGAGTCCGAGGAGAAGCGCTCGCTCGCCTTTTTCGACGGCGAGCCGGGCGTCGTGCTGAAGGTCGTCAAGAAGGGCGAGGCGAACGCTGTGCGGGTCATCGACGGCGTACGCGCGGCGGTCGATGAAATCAACCGCGACAAACTGCTGCCTTCGGGCATGAACCTGGTCTGGGTGCGCGACTCCGGCAGTTACATCCGCTCATCGGTCGACGATGCCTGGAGCAGCATCGCCATCGGCATTCTGCTGACTGCGGTGATCCTTTTCGCCTTTCTGCACGAAGCGCGCTCAACCTTCATCGTCGTCATATCGATGCCGGTTTCGATCGTCGTTTCGTTCTGGGCGATGGACCTTTGCGGCTTCACGTTCAACATCTTCACGCTGCTTGCGCTCGGCACCTCGGTCGGCACGCTGGTGACCAACTCGATCGTCGTCATCGAGAATATCGCCAGACACCTTGAACGCGGCGAGGACCCGAAGACGGCGGCCGACAGCGGCGCGGCCGAAGTCGCTCTGCCGGTTTTCGCATCGGCCATGACGAACGTGGTGGTATTCGGGCCGATTGCGATGATGGGTTCGCTGGTCGGCCGCTTCCTCGTGCCGTTCGCGGTCACGATCGGCATTGCGACGCTGGTGTCGCTCTTCGTGAGCTTCACGCTGACGCCGATTCTCGCGGCGATCCTGCTGCGCGCCGAACGGCCGGAGCAGAACTCTCTGGCTTTCCTGTTCCGGTGGTGGAACCGCGGATTCGGCGCGCTCGAGCGGCAGTTCGGCCGTTCGATCGATTTCGTCTGCCGCCACGGGCTTGCGGCCGTGCTGCTGGCGGCGGCGCTTTTCCTCGCTTCGATGGCTTATCTGCCGGCCAGGGTCGGCATGACTTTCGTGCCGGACGGCGACCAGGGGGAATTCGTCATCAAGCTCGAGTTCCCGACCGATTACAGTCTGGAGAGTACTCTGGACCGTACGCTGGAGGTCGAAAAGCATGTGCGGGAATTGCCGAACGTGCTGGCGACCTCGACCGTGGTCGGCAAGGTGCAGGGGGTGGTCGGCCAGGCGTCGGAAGGGGTCTACCTCGCCGAAATCACGGTGGTCGCCAAACCGAAAAACGAACGGAAGGAGACGCTCGACGACATGCGCGACCTGTTCCGCGACGAGCTTAAGAACCTGTCGAACTGCATCGTCACGATCAATATTCCGTCGGCGACCGGCGGTTCGTCGGCATCGATGGAACTCGAAATCACGGGCGACGACCTCGACACGCTTGAGAAGATCGCCGTACAGGGGGCGAACGCGCTGAAAACCCACCCGGCCGCGCGGGATGTGGACAGTTCGGTGCGGCCCGGAAAGCCGGAAATCCGGATTGTACCGGACCGCACGGTGCTGCAGAATCTCGGGATCTCCTCCGCCTCGGTCGGCACGCTGCTGCGCGGCTCGATCGAAGGAATCAGGAACGGCACCTACAAGGTCGGCTCGCGTTCGTTCGACATCCGCGTCAAACTCGACGAGCGCAACGGGTACGACCAGCTTCCGTCGCTTTCGTTCTCCTCGAAAGAGGGAAAACCGCTCGGCATGGATGCGATTTCGCGGCTTCAGCCCTCGACCATGCCGATCCAGATCAACCGGACCAACCGGCAGCGGGTCGCGAAGATCTACGGGAACCCGGCCTCCGGCGTCGGGCTCGGGGACTTTGCAAAGCTGGCCGAAGAGACCGTCAGGGCGGACCTGCCGCCGGGTTACAAGCTCGCATTCAGCGGAGAAGTCACGAGCATGGAGGAGGCGAATGCGGATTTCGCCCGTGCGATCGTGCTGGCGATCCTCCTGACCTATCTGCTGATCGCGGCGATCATGGAGTCGTGGAGCGGTCCGTTCCTGATCATGTTCACGGTGCCGATGGCGCTGATCGGCATGTTCGGGGCGCTTTATCTTGCGGGACTGCAGCTTTCGATCTTCGGGCTGCTCGGTTTTGTGATGCTGATCGGGATCGTCGTCAACAACGCGATCCTGATCATGGACGACGTGAACGCGAACCGTGCGGCCGGGATGGAGCCGCCGGAGGCGATGCGCGCAGCGGTGAAGAACAAGTTCCGGCCGATCCTGATGACGAGCATTGCGGCGATTCTCGGCATTGTCCCGATGGCGTTCGGGAACGGGATCGGTTCCGAGATGCGGTCGAGCTGCGGGGTGCCGGTCATCGGCGGGCTGGTGAGTTCGACGATTCTGGCGCTCTACGTAATTCCGGCGCTCTACATTCTCTTCGCCGGAAGAAAAAAGAAAAAAGGCCCGGACCGTGCGGCTTGACACCGGCCGAAATACGGAGTATATTCAGGAAAGTCGAATTTTATATATTAACGAAATGACAGGACGCCGGCTTCTTCGCGGGGAGGAAAGCGGCCGGATTCAGGGCCGTTCGGCCCCGGCGAGGTTCCAGGGGGCGCGGAGCCCCTTGACGGAGTTTGAGGCGGCGCTTCAGGTTGCCCGGACGAAGCCCCTGCCGAAATGTCCGCAACGGAGTTGCGGCGCTTCGACCGGTGTGAGCGAAGGCGGCCGGGCAGTCCAAAGGGGCTGCCGCCGTTGCAGCTCCGGCAAACGACGGTCGATCGGAACAGCACATTCTGTTAGAATGCGAGCTGACAATGTGATGCGGTCATTTGCCGCGCCTGCGGCGCCGGGTCTTTCTGCGCGTTCGCGCAGCAGACCGTGTACGCTGCGCGTACATTTCCTCCGGCAGCCAGGGCGCTTCGCCCTTGGAGCCCGGCCGGCAGGGAGCCGGTGCCGACGGCGGCTTTGCCGCCTTGACGTTTGCAGATTTTATATGGGGACTATTATGAAAAAGCTGTTTTTATGTCTCGCGGCCGTCATGGCCTTTCAGGCGTTTGCCCTCCGTCCCGGCGACCCGGTCGAAGAACTTGTTGATGTGAAGTGGATTCAAGGCGTTCCGTTCGCCATGCTTCCCCCCGCCAAGCCCGCGCCGGGCGATCCGGAATACAAGGCCGTGATCTTTCTGCTGACCCGCGCCCAGAACACCGACGACACGCTGACGCTGCTGAATTATCTGCGGCGCACCTTCGCCAACCGCGCCCGCTTCGCCGTCGTCACTCCGGATTCCGAAGCGGACGTCAGGGCGCTGCTCGCCCGACGGCCGGATTTCACCCTGAGCTTCGGCATCGACACCAAGCGGACGCTGACTCCGAAATATATCGGCGACAGCCCGCTTCTTCCGCTGGCTTTCCTGACCGACAAAAGCGGCGAAATCATCTGGAGCGGCGAGGCTGCCTACCTCGGGGAGGCGCTGCAGAAATGTTTCGACGGAACGTTCGACCGGAAAGCGCAGCGTAAAATCGCTCCGCTGCTTGAGGAACTGCCCACGCTGCTTCGCGGGGAAAACGAGACGCGCATGCGCAAAACCGTCGATTCGATCTTTCAGCTCGAGCCGGGCCATCCGACCGCGCTGCGCATCCGCCTGTTCGTCCTCGAGAGCGCCGGGCGCGTTGAAGAGGCGCTGAAGCTGATCCAGTCCCAGCTCAGGCTTGTTCCGAAAAACACCCGGCTCTACTTCGAGGCAATGAACCTCATTGCGCGCAATCCGGCTCTGGCTGCCTACACCGGGCCGACCGTGCAGGCCTACGCCGGAGCGGTCACGGACAATGCCGACACCGACAACCAGATGGCGTGGATGCTCCTGACCCGCCAGCCCGGCGACCCGGAGGCGCTGAAGAGCGCCCTGATGCTCTCCCGGCGCGCCATGTCGCTGCTGAAACGCGATACGCAGGGCGCCCTCCGCGGCGCCTGTCTGAATACGCAGGCGCTGCTCGCCGCCCGCCTCGGCAAGCTCGAGGAGGCCGCGCGGCTTCAGGAAGAGGCGGTCAAGGTCTTTCAGGCCGCCGCTCTGCCGGGCGCCGTCGCCGACGCCCGGCAGCGGCTGCGTTACTACCGCACCGCCGTCGAACTTGCCGGAAGTAATTGAACGGAAACGGGATGAAGGAGAAATACAGGATCGTCCACCTGCCGAAAGAAAAGTGGCAGGGCACGGTGCTGCCGATCGGATATACGACGCAGGAGTACTACGACGTGGCGGTCGACCGGCAGGAATCCGGTTTCACCTTCACGATCCGGAAAAAGAAATTCGGCCGTCCCGTCACCCAT contains the following coding sequences:
- a CDS encoding efflux RND transporter permease subunit yields the protein MFLSRASVRRPIAMSCFLIMLVLFGINSWDQLGLDAFPNVEIPYVTVTTVYPGASPAEIEVDVAKRLEDAVGTIDGLKTMNTTCMENVCQITLEFQLGQSVDVAAQDVRERIDKIRKELPADIEQPEISKFDPNATPVITLMLTGDLPVDKLYDYADETLANRLSVISGVAEIQLSGGEPLELRVTLDKEKLTAAGITVSQVLSKLGEANIKVPVGRIRQGVQEINVTYDSEFKDFNDLGALEIGTREKRRIYLRDVAEITMESEEKRSLAFFDGEPGVVLKVVKKGEANAVRVIDGVRAAVDEINRDKLLPSGMNLVWVRDSGSYIRSSVDDAWSSIAIGILLTAVILFAFLHEARSTFIVVISMPVSIVVSFWAMDLCGFTFNIFTLLALGTSVGTLVTNSIVVIENIARHLERGEDPKTAADSGAAEVALPVFASAMTNVVVFGPIAMMGSLVGRFLVPFAVTIGIATLVSLFVSFTLTPILAAILLRAERPEQNSLAFLFRWWNRGFGALERQFGRSIDFVCRHGLAAVLLAAALFLASMAYLPARVGMTFVPDGDQGEFVIKLEFPTDYSLESTLDRTLEVEKHVRELPNVLATSTVVGKVQGVVGQASEGVYLAEITVVAKPKNERKETLDDMRDLFRDELKNLSNCIVTINIPSATGGSSASMELEITGDDLDTLEKIAVQGANALKTHPAARDVDSSVRPGKPEIRIVPDRTVLQNLGISSASVGTLLRGSIEGIRNGTYKVGSRSFDIRVKLDERNGYDQLPSLSFSSKEGKPLGMDAISRLQPSTMPIQINRTNRQRVAKIYGNPASGVGLGDFAKLAEETVRADLPPGYKLAFSGEVTSMEEANADFARAIVLAILLTYLLIAAIMESWSGPFLIMFTVPMALIGMFGALYLAGLQLSIFGLLGFVMLIGIVVNNAILIMDDVNANRAAGMEPPEAMRAAVKNKFRPILMTSIAAILGIVPMAFGNGIGSEMRSSCGVPVIGGLVSSTILALYVIPALYILFAGRKKKKGPDRAA